A genomic window from Fusarium oxysporum Fo47 chromosome X, complete sequence includes:
- a CDS encoding Threonyl/alanyl tRNA synthetase yields the protein MDRFGHTEAVYHRDETQHVMETTVLASIPYADWDNSINKVFKDASDGLFLVITNSTIFYAKGGGQPSDTGTMTSRDQSSIFTVTSVQKLPSGTIMHLGTYSGAPFEEQTLVTQEINKDARKLHSQIHDAGHVLASAIRRLGIPDLREVKAQHYPGTAFVDFQGIIPGDRKEEIEQLANQIVNDDRSINVHWWSREELEAKSWTMPEDSDGQGGLVRAVEIDGEGAYMCGGTHVRSTALVGKIRVRKVKRQQGISRVSYELV from the exons ATGGACAGA TTTGGGCATACTGAGGCGGTCTATCATCGCGATGAGACTCAACACGTCATGGAAACGACCGTCTTAGCCAGTATCCCATATGCTGACTGGGATAATTCTATCAACAAGGTGTTCAAAGATGCTTCGGATGGCCTATTTCTCGTCATCACAAATTCTACTATTTTCTATGCCAAAGGCGGTGGTCAACCGAGCGATACTGGGACCATGACCTCCCGCGACCAGTCGTCAATCTTCACTGTCACGTCTGTGCAGAAGCTCCCGTCTGGAACGATCATGCATCTTGGCACATACTCTGGGGCCCCTTTTGAAGAACAGACGCTTGTAACTCAGGAGATCAACAAGGACGCGCGAAAACTCCATTCACAGATTCATGACGCTGGTCACGTCCTCGCTTCAGCCATACGAAGACTAGGAATACCAGATCTGCGAGAGGTCAAAGCACAGCACTACCCCGGCACTGCATTTGTTGACTTCCAAGGGATCATCCCGGGAGATAGgaaggaggagattgagcAACTTGCGAATCAAATAGTCAATGACGATCGTTCAATAAACGTCCACTGGTGGTCAAGAGAGGAGCTCGAAGCCAAATCTTGGACAATGCCAGAGGATTCTGACGGTCAAGGTGGACTAGTGAGAGCTGTAGAGATTGATGGTGAGGGTGCTTATATGTGCGGTGGAACCCATGTGAGGAGCACAGCTTTGGTAGGAAAGATTAGAGTAAGGAAGGTGAAGAGGCAGCAAGGCATATCGAGAGTCTCTTATGAGCTGGTGTGA